Proteins from a genomic interval of Capsicum annuum cultivar UCD-10X-F1 chromosome 4, UCD10Xv1.1, whole genome shotgun sequence:
- the LOC107852583 gene encoding peamaclein: MKLSFATLVLGTILLTSFFIQPTIAGSAFCDSKCNFRCSKAGRKDRCLKYCGICCADCNCVPSGTFGNKDECPCYRDKKNSKGGPKCP; this comes from the exons ATGAAGCTAAGTTTTGCAACCTTGGTTCTGGGTACAATTCTTCTTACTTCTTTCTTCATTCAACCTACAATCGCTGGTTCAG CTTTCTGTGATTCAAAGTGCAATTTTAGGTGTTCAAAGGCAGGACGAAAGGACAGATGCTTGAAGTATTGTGGGATATGTTGTGCAGATTGTAATTGTGTTCCGTCTGGAACTTTTGGAAATAAAGATGAGTGTCCTTGCTACAGAGACAAGAAGAACTCTAAGGGTGGCCCTAAATGCCCTTGA